A single genomic interval of Nocardioides palaemonis harbors:
- a CDS encoding leucyl aminopeptidase family protein, giving the protein MATSAQLPTQVSPPEFALSPALPHQIGGAEVWAFPVVADEAGPLLGPGAEEASEALGLDLLAALEASRATGRAGEVTTVPVAALPDDGVGLVLLVGVGEGSVTDFRRAGAALARATKDRASVVTSLAAIAPDDGLGAVVVGAMLASFGFHWRSEGPKEQPVARIVLAGVSDDGADDELARAIALGGAGWRSRTLATVPSNLKNPAWLAEQAVEVGELAGLEVTVWDEERLAAEGFGGILAVGGGSVSPPRLIRMDYTPRGAGKKIPTVVLVGKGITFDSGGLDIKPAESMLTMKRDMSGGAAVIATMAALRDVDCPVRVVGLVPAAENSVSGSSMRPGDVITHVGGRTSEVNNTDAEGRLVLADAMAYAVAEVKPAAIVDVATLTGAMKVALGQWTGGYFANHEALAEHVEAAAATSGESVWRMPLVADYEEKVSSRIADGDNAAGGAGAITAALFLQHFAGDVPWAHVDFASAAEAPADRHEWTAGPSGWGPRLLLTWLGSDDPLAGIA; this is encoded by the coding sequence GTGGCCACCTCCGCCCAGCTGCCCACGCAGGTCTCACCACCTGAGTTCGCCCTCAGCCCCGCGCTCCCGCACCAGATCGGCGGCGCGGAGGTCTGGGCCTTCCCGGTCGTCGCCGACGAGGCGGGCCCGCTGCTCGGCCCCGGCGCCGAGGAGGCGTCCGAGGCCCTCGGGCTCGACCTCCTCGCCGCGCTCGAGGCGTCGCGCGCCACGGGTCGCGCCGGCGAGGTCACGACCGTCCCGGTGGCGGCACTCCCCGACGACGGGGTCGGCCTGGTGCTGCTCGTCGGCGTCGGCGAGGGGTCGGTCACCGACTTCCGGCGCGCCGGCGCGGCGCTCGCCCGCGCCACCAAGGACCGCGCGAGCGTCGTGACGAGCCTCGCTGCGATCGCGCCCGACGACGGCCTCGGAGCCGTCGTGGTGGGGGCGATGCTCGCCTCCTTCGGCTTCCACTGGCGCTCCGAGGGCCCGAAGGAGCAGCCGGTCGCCCGGATCGTGCTCGCCGGCGTGAGCGACGACGGCGCCGACGACGAGCTGGCCCGTGCGATCGCCCTGGGCGGCGCGGGCTGGCGCTCGCGGACCCTCGCGACCGTCCCGTCCAACCTGAAGAACCCCGCGTGGCTCGCCGAGCAGGCGGTCGAGGTCGGCGAGCTGGCCGGTCTCGAGGTCACGGTCTGGGACGAGGAGCGGCTGGCCGCCGAGGGCTTCGGCGGCATCCTCGCCGTCGGCGGCGGCTCGGTCAGCCCGCCGCGCCTGATCCGCATGGACTACACCCCGCGCGGCGCGGGCAAGAAGATCCCCACCGTCGTCCTCGTCGGCAAGGGCATCACCTTCGACAGCGGCGGCCTCGACATCAAGCCGGCCGAGTCGATGCTGACCATGAAGCGCGACATGAGCGGCGGCGCCGCGGTGATCGCGACGATGGCCGCGCTGCGCGACGTCGACTGCCCCGTGCGGGTCGTCGGCCTGGTCCCCGCGGCCGAGAACTCCGTGAGCGGATCCTCGATGCGCCCCGGCGACGTCATCACCCACGTCGGTGGCCGCACCTCCGAGGTCAACAACACCGACGCCGAGGGACGCCTCGTCCTCGCCGACGCGATGGCCTACGCCGTCGCCGAGGTGAAGCCGGCCGCGATCGTCGACGTCGCCACCCTGACCGGCGCCATGAAGGTCGCGCTCGGGCAGTGGACCGGCGGCTACTTCGCCAACCACGAGGCCCTCGCCGAGCACGTCGAGGCGGCCGCCGCGACGTCCGGCGAGTCCGTGTGGCGGATGCCGCTGGTCGCCGACTACGAGGAGAAGGTGTCCTCCCGGATCGCCGACGGCGACAACGCCGCCGGTGGTGCCGGCGCGATCACCGCCGCGCTCTTCCTGCAGCACTTCGCCGGCGACGTCCCGTGGGCCCACGTCGACTTCGCGTCGGCCGCCGAGGCGCCCGCCGACCGGCACGAGTGGACCGCCGGCCCCAGCGGCTGGGGTCCGCGCCTGCTGCTGACCTGGCTCGGCTCCGACGACCCGCTGGCCGGGATCGCCTGA
- the sigE gene encoding RNA polymerase sigma factor SigE, which translates to MGKQGETTPGAAGIPSWDEIVEQHSDRVFRLAYRLTGNRPDAEDLTQEVFVRVFRSLDTYTPGTFEGWLHRITTNLFLDGARRKQRIRFDALSDERAARLTSTSAGPELALADQTFDDDIEIALATLPPDFRAAVVLCDVEGLTYEEIAEIMGAKLGTVRSRIHRGRTMLRKALAHREPAAGRQRYSGPVAAQPREVGSW; encoded by the coding sequence GTGGGCAAGCAGGGCGAGACGACTCCCGGAGCGGCGGGGATCCCGTCGTGGGACGAGATCGTCGAGCAGCACTCCGACCGCGTCTTCCGCCTCGCCTACCGGCTCACCGGCAACCGTCCCGACGCCGAGGACCTGACCCAGGAGGTCTTCGTCCGGGTCTTCCGCTCGCTCGACACCTACACGCCCGGCACCTTCGAGGGCTGGCTCCACCGGATCACCACCAACCTCTTCCTCGACGGCGCCCGCCGCAAGCAGCGGATCCGGTTCGACGCCCTGTCCGACGAGCGCGCCGCCCGGCTGACCAGCACCAGCGCCGGCCCCGAGCTCGCGCTGGCCGACCAGACCTTCGACGACGACATCGAGATCGCGCTCGCCACGCTCCCGCCCGACTTCCGCGCAGCGGTCGTGCTGTGCGACGTCGAGGGCCTCACCTACGAGGAGATCGCGGAGATCATGGGCGCCAAGCTCGGCACCGTGCGCTCGCGGATCCACCGGGGTCGCACCATGCTGCGCAAGGCGCTCGCCCACCGCGAGCCCGCCGCCGGCCGTCAGCGCTACTCCGGCCCGGTCGCCGCCCAGCCGCGGGAGGTGGGGTCGTGGTGA
- a CDS encoding trypsin-like peptidase domain-containing protein — translation MTDEHPSDEQAPEHAPDEPTQPLAGWRPSTPEPEPAAPDAPQSTAESSDESSDESSDVPPDPARSAQPEGRPYGEAPVTGAPGAPDVPEPQPAAPTVPLGPPPYAGPGPYAAPGPYPGGPGGPVGPYPGPGYPGHPYGAHVARPASRRTPLWIWPAVAAVALVVGILGGFAGGALQDELASDRGTVDNGLDGVRTRAASPLDADNGSVPAVAQALLPSTVQIVAEFDGQAAGATGSGFVLDREGHVVTNNHVVASAASDDGPIVVIDHAGDRHEATVVGRSSVYDLAVLKVTEADGLEPAALGASQVLHVGDPVVAFGAPLGLSQTVTSGIVSALNRPVTTSGESNDESSYINAVQTDAAINPGNSGGPLVNLAGEVVGVNSAIATTGGASTEAGNIGVGFAIPIEQVRTTVDQILRTGKAEYPVIGAQVRTGGEPDAQGATITEVMPGTPAERAGLEQDDVITRVDDQPVGDGIALIVAIRTHLPGETVEMAVLRGGEEQVVEVELDGKVG, via the coding sequence GTGACCGACGAGCACCCCTCCGACGAGCAGGCACCCGAGCACGCTCCCGACGAGCCCACCCAGCCCCTCGCGGGCTGGCGTCCGTCCACCCCGGAGCCGGAGCCGGCGGCCCCCGACGCTCCGCAGTCCACCGCGGAGTCCTCCGACGAATCCTCCGACGAGTCCTCCGACGTGCCGCCCGACCCCGCGCGGTCCGCGCAGCCCGAGGGCAGGCCGTACGGCGAGGCGCCCGTGACCGGCGCCCCCGGCGCCCCCGACGTCCCCGAGCCGCAGCCGGCGGCCCCGACCGTGCCCCTGGGTCCGCCGCCCTACGCCGGGCCCGGTCCCTACGCCGCGCCCGGGCCCTACCCCGGCGGTCCCGGCGGTCCGGTCGGCCCCTACCCCGGGCCGGGCTACCCCGGTCACCCCTACGGCGCCCACGTCGCCCGTCCTGCCTCGCGTCGTACGCCGCTGTGGATCTGGCCCGCCGTCGCCGCCGTCGCGCTCGTGGTGGGCATCCTCGGCGGGTTCGCCGGCGGGGCGCTCCAGGACGAGCTCGCCTCGGACCGCGGCACCGTCGACAACGGCCTCGACGGCGTCCGCACCCGGGCCGCCTCGCCGCTCGACGCCGACAACGGCTCGGTGCCCGCCGTCGCCCAGGCGCTGCTGCCGAGCACCGTCCAGATCGTGGCCGAGTTCGACGGCCAGGCCGCCGGCGCCACCGGCTCCGGCTTCGTCCTCGACCGCGAGGGCCACGTGGTGACCAACAACCACGTCGTCGCCTCGGCCGCCTCCGACGACGGGCCGATCGTGGTGATCGACCACGCCGGCGACCGGCACGAGGCGACGGTCGTCGGGCGCAGCTCGGTCTACGACCTCGCCGTGCTCAAGGTCACCGAGGCCGACGGCCTCGAGCCCGCTGCGCTCGGCGCCTCCCAGGTCCTCCACGTCGGTGACCCCGTGGTCGCCTTCGGCGCCCCGCTCGGCCTCAGCCAGACCGTCACGTCCGGCATCGTGAGCGCGCTCAACCGCCCGGTCACGACCTCGGGGGAGTCGAACGACGAGTCCTCCTACATCAACGCCGTGCAGACCGACGCCGCGATCAACCCGGGCAACTCCGGTGGCCCGCTGGTCAACCTCGCCGGTGAGGTCGTCGGCGTGAACTCCGCGATCGCCACCACGGGGGGTGCGTCGACCGAGGCCGGCAACATCGGCGTCGGCTTCGCGATCCCGATCGAGCAGGTCCGCACGACCGTCGACCAGATCCTGCGCACCGGGAAGGCGGAGTACCCCGTCATCGGTGCCCAGGTCCGCACCGGCGGGGAGCCCGACGCGCAGGGCGCCACGATCACCGAGGTGATGCCGGGGACCCCGGCCGAGCGCGCCGGGCTGGAGCAGGACGACGTCATCACCCGCGTCGACGACCAGCCGGTCGGGGACGGCATCGCGCTCATCGTGGCGATCCGCACCCACCTGCCCGGTGAGACCGTCGAGATGGCGGTGCTGCGCGGCGGCGAGGAGCAGGTCGTCGAGGTCGAGCTCGACGGCAAGGTGGGGTGA
- a CDS encoding TIGR00730 family Rossman fold protein has translation MRGPVVERRGQVHDGSTTDQRLLDSRGPTDWVHTDPWRVLRIQAEFVEGFGALAETGPAIAVFGSARTPADHPHYAIGEEVGRKLVEAGFAVITGGGPGAMEAANKGACEAGGASLGLGIELPFESGLNQWVDKGINFRYFFARKTMFVKYSQGFVVLPGGLGTLDELFEALTLVQTGKVTSFPIVLIGTAYWSGMIGWLRDTVLAEGKINPADLDMMVVTDDVDEAVSLMVQAREART, from the coding sequence ATGCGCGGCCCGGTCGTCGAGCGGCGCGGCCAGGTCCACGACGGCAGCACCACCGACCAGCGCCTCCTCGACTCCCGCGGCCCGACCGACTGGGTGCACACCGACCCGTGGCGGGTGCTCCGGATCCAGGCCGAGTTCGTCGAGGGGTTCGGGGCGCTCGCCGAGACCGGCCCCGCCATCGCGGTCTTCGGCTCCGCGCGGACCCCGGCCGACCACCCCCACTACGCCATCGGCGAGGAGGTCGGCCGCAAGCTCGTCGAGGCCGGCTTCGCGGTGATCACCGGCGGCGGGCCCGGCGCGATGGAGGCCGCCAACAAGGGCGCCTGCGAGGCCGGCGGCGCCAGCCTCGGCCTCGGGATCGAGCTGCCCTTCGAGTCGGGTCTCAACCAGTGGGTCGACAAGGGCATCAACTTCCGCTACTTCTTCGCCCGCAAGACGATGTTCGTCAAGTACTCCCAGGGCTTCGTGGTGCTGCCCGGCGGGCTCGGCACCCTCGACGAGCTGTTCGAGGCACTGACGCTCGTGCAGACCGGCAAGGTCACGTCGTTCCCGATCGTGCTGATCGGCACCGCCTACTGGAGCGGCATGATCGGCTGGCTGCGCGACACCGTGCTCGCCGAGGGCAAGATCAACCCGGCCGACCTCGACATGATGGTCGTGACCGACGACGTCGACGAGGCGGTCTCGCTGATGGTGCAGGCGCGGGAGGCCCGGACATGA
- a CDS encoding helix-turn-helix domain-containing protein → MPEDPRFLTLADVAEVLNTSSAQVYALVRRGDLPAIKIGGRGQWRVERVQLEEFIQRMYAETRQFVDQHPFVESETGADRPE, encoded by the coding sequence ATGCCCGAGGACCCCCGCTTCCTGACGCTGGCCGACGTCGCCGAGGTGCTCAACACCTCGAGCGCCCAGGTCTACGCCCTCGTCCGGCGCGGCGACCTCCCCGCCATCAAGATCGGCGGACGCGGCCAGTGGCGCGTCGAGCGGGTCCAGCTCGAGGAGTTCATCCAGCGGATGTATGCCGAGACCCGGCAGTTCGTCGACCAGCACCCGTTCGTCGAGAGCGAGACGGGCGCCGACCGGCCGGAGTAG
- a CDS encoding DUF3117 domain-containing protein, with the protein MAAMKPRTGDGPLEVTKEGRGIVMRVPLEGGGRLVVELNADEAAALGDALKDVVG; encoded by the coding sequence ATGGCCGCCATGAAGCCCCGCACGGGCGACGGACCGCTCGAGGTGACCAAGGAGGGCCGCGGCATCGTCATGCGCGTCCCGCTCGAGGGCGGTGGACGGCTGGTCGTCGAGCTCAACGCCGACGAGGCGGCAGCCCTGGGTGACGCCCTCAAGGACGTCGTCGGCTGA
- the dapE gene encoding succinyl-diaminopimelate desuccinylase: MAHLDLSADVVTLTQQLVDTFSVSHHEQEIADAVEAALRTLPHLTVTRRGHTLVARTDLGRGERVVVAGHLDTVPLNDNLPSRLEDGVLHGLGTCDMKGGDAVMLKLAADLTEPNRDLTFIFYEAEEVDSVHNGLRKLTESDPDLLEADFAILMEPSNAAIEAGCQGTMRVDVRTTGERSHSARSWKGVNAIHRAAPILARLNDYVAREPEIDGLTYHEGLNATGIRGGVAGNVIPDECVVEVNFRFAPDRSEADAEAFVRDFFDGFEVTVTDMAAGALPGLDRPAAKAFVDAVGGEPAPKFGWTDVAQFTKLGVPAVNFGPGDPMFAHKQDEHVPVEHVERCERVLKEWLS; the protein is encoded by the coding sequence ATGGCCCACCTCGACCTGTCCGCCGACGTCGTCACCCTCACCCAGCAGCTCGTCGACACCTTCTCGGTCAGCCACCACGAGCAGGAGATCGCCGACGCCGTCGAGGCGGCGCTGCGCACGCTGCCGCACCTCACCGTGACCCGGCGCGGGCACACGCTCGTCGCGCGCACCGACCTCGGCCGCGGCGAGCGGGTCGTCGTGGCCGGTCACCTCGACACGGTGCCGCTCAACGACAACCTCCCCTCGCGGCTCGAGGACGGCGTCCTGCACGGCCTCGGCACCTGCGACATGAAGGGCGGCGACGCGGTGATGCTCAAGCTCGCCGCCGACCTCACCGAGCCCAACCGCGACCTCACCTTCATCTTCTACGAGGCCGAGGAGGTCGACTCGGTCCACAACGGGCTGCGCAAGCTCACCGAGAGCGACCCCGACCTGCTCGAGGCCGACTTCGCGATCCTCATGGAGCCCAGCAACGCGGCGATCGAGGCGGGCTGCCAGGGCACGATGCGCGTCGACGTCCGCACGACGGGGGAGCGCTCGCACAGCGCACGCAGCTGGAAGGGCGTCAACGCGATCCACCGGGCGGCCCCGATCCTCGCGCGGCTCAACGACTACGTCGCCCGCGAGCCGGAGATCGACGGGCTGACCTACCACGAGGGCCTCAACGCTACCGGGATCCGCGGCGGCGTCGCCGGCAACGTGATCCCCGACGAGTGCGTGGTGGAGGTCAACTTCCGCTTCGCCCCCGACCGCAGCGAGGCTGACGCCGAGGCGTTCGTGCGCGACTTCTTCGACGGCTTCGAGGTGACGGTCACCGACATGGCCGCCGGCGCCCTCCCGGGCCTCGACCGCCCGGCCGCGAAGGCGTTCGTCGACGCGGTCGGCGGCGAGCCGGCCCCGAAGTTCGGCTGGACCGACGTCGCCCAGTTCACCAAGCTGGGCGTGCCGGCGGTCAACTTCGGTCCCGGCGACCCGATGTTCGCCCACAAGCAGGACGAGCACGTGCCGGTCGAGCACGTCGAGCGCTGCGAGCGGGTCTTGAAGGAGTGGCTGTCGTGA
- a CDS encoding M14 family zinc carboxypeptidase, producing MRAARRALAVACLALTGLPALTVVAATGPAHAVRAEAERPAVVETRTIGHSVRGRPIRAFRLGEPGRRRIVLVSTMHGNEPHTRAILESLRDGRAIRGVDLWVVPTYNPDGLARGTRRNARGVDLNRNFPYAWADLDGSHESGPRAASEPETRAMMRFLRDVDPLRVISFHQPLNGVDTDTKDPRFARRLARALRLPRTSLDCGGLCHGTMTMWFNHHFRGSALTVEYGAHPLRHRMVVEAPRQLLGLLHAHRTSQG from the coding sequence GTGAGGGCCGCTCGCCGCGCGCTCGCCGTCGCGTGCCTGGCCCTGACCGGCCTGCCGGCCCTCACCGTCGTGGCCGCCACCGGACCCGCGCACGCCGTGCGCGCCGAGGCAGAGCGTCCCGCGGTGGTCGAGACCCGCACCATCGGCCACTCCGTCCGCGGCCGCCCGATCCGCGCCTTCCGCCTGGGCGAGCCCGGCCGCCGGCGGATCGTGCTGGTGTCGACGATGCACGGCAACGAGCCGCACACCCGGGCGATCCTCGAGAGCCTGCGCGACGGCCGCGCGATCCGCGGCGTCGACCTGTGGGTGGTGCCGACCTACAACCCCGACGGACTCGCCCGGGGCACCCGACGCAACGCCCGCGGAGTCGACCTCAACCGCAACTTCCCCTACGCGTGGGCCGACCTCGACGGCAGCCACGAGTCCGGTCCGCGCGCGGCGAGCGAGCCCGAGACCCGCGCGATGATGCGGTTCCTGCGCGACGTCGACCCGCTGCGGGTGATCAGCTTCCACCAGCCGCTCAACGGCGTCGACACCGACACCAAGGACCCGCGGTTCGCCCGGCGGCTGGCCCGGGCGCTGCGGCTGCCGCGCACGTCCCTCGACTGCGGCGGGCTGTGCCACGGCACGATGACCATGTGGTTCAACCACCACTTCCGCGGCAGCGCCCTCACCGTCGAGTACGGCGCGCACCCGTTGCGGCACCGGATGGTCGTCGAGGCGCCCCGCCAGCTGCTCGGCCTGCTCCACGCCCACCGCACGTCGCAGGGCTGA
- a CDS encoding DivIVA domain-containing protein, giving the protein MMWLFAILVVLAMAGVALLAAGRGGSMPPAHDDRPDLVLPTDRPIGAADLRGVRFPLAVRGYRMSDVDALLARLATELEDGRGTSSGDVDRP; this is encoded by the coding sequence ATGATGTGGCTGTTCGCGATCCTCGTGGTCCTCGCGATGGCGGGCGTCGCCCTCCTCGCGGCCGGCCGCGGCGGGTCGATGCCACCGGCCCACGACGACCGCCCCGACCTGGTCCTGCCGACCGACCGGCCGATCGGCGCGGCCGACCTGCGGGGCGTACGGTTCCCGCTGGCCGTGCGCGGCTACCGGATGTCCGACGTCGACGCGCTGCTCGCGCGCCTGGCCACCGAGCTCGAGGACGGTCGGGGGACCTCGTCTGGCGACGTCGACCGGCCCTAG
- a CDS encoding O-methyltransferase, producing MKPASWSYAESFVAEDEILSAARSRAEEVGVTPVGPGAGAALRFLASVLDARAVVEIGTGTGVSGLWMLRGMRSDGVLTTVDIEAEHQRLAKETFTEAGIPGNRARTIAGAGLDVLPRLTDGHYDLVFCDGDKREYAAYLKEALRLLRPGGVVAFDNALWHDRVADPAQRDEETVTIRDLGRTILEHDALVPVLLPVGDGLLAAKKEWAPEEG from the coding sequence ATCAAGCCCGCGAGCTGGTCCTACGCCGAGTCGTTCGTGGCCGAGGACGAGATCCTGTCCGCCGCCCGCAGCCGCGCCGAGGAGGTCGGCGTGACGCCGGTCGGTCCCGGCGCCGGCGCGGCCCTGCGCTTCCTCGCCTCCGTGCTCGACGCCCGCGCGGTCGTGGAGATCGGCACCGGCACCGGCGTCTCCGGCCTCTGGATGCTGCGCGGCATGCGCTCGGACGGCGTGCTCACCACCGTCGACATCGAGGCCGAGCACCAGCGCCTCGCCAAGGAGACCTTCACCGAGGCCGGCATCCCGGGCAACCGCGCCCGCACCATCGCCGGCGCCGGGCTGGACGTGCTCCCCCGCCTCACCGACGGCCACTACGACCTGGTGTTCTGCGACGGTGACAAGCGCGAGTACGCGGCGTACCTCAAGGAGGCGCTGCGCCTGCTGCGTCCCGGCGGCGTGGTGGCCTTCGACAACGCCCTGTGGCACGACCGGGTCGCCGACCCCGCCCAGCGCGACGAGGAGACCGTCACCATCCGCGACCTCGGTCGCACCATCCTCGAGCACGACGCGCTGGTCCCGGTGCTGCTGCCGGTCGGCGACGGCCTGCTGGCCGCCAAGAAGGAGTGGGCGCCCGAGGAGGGCTGA
- a CDS encoding enoyl-CoA hydratase/isomerase family protein: MTTSTPSPADSSAQPSTQSSDAPVLLQVVDAVATITLNRPDAMNGLDVATKDLLLETVRRVADDPEVRCVVLTGSGRAFCVGQDLKEHLAGLKGDADVPLSETVERHYNPIVHTLATMAKPVVAAVNGVAAGAGASLAFAADFRVLVDSAGFNTSFAGVALSCDTGSSWTLPRLVGQAKAMELLYFPRTVSAREALELGLATQVVPEDGFADAVGTLAARLAAGPTVAFGSIRQAVAHSASHPLDASLAFEAEKMALTGGTEDHLAAVDAFVAKQKPEFHGR; encoded by the coding sequence ATGACGACCTCCACCCCGTCCCCCGCCGACTCCTCCGCGCAGCCCTCCACCCAGTCGTCCGACGCGCCCGTCCTGCTGCAGGTCGTCGACGCCGTGGCCACCATCACCCTCAACCGGCCCGACGCCATGAACGGCCTCGACGTCGCGACCAAGGACCTGCTGCTCGAGACCGTGCGCCGGGTGGCCGACGACCCGGAGGTCCGCTGCGTGGTGCTCACCGGCAGCGGCCGCGCGTTCTGCGTCGGCCAGGACCTCAAGGAGCACCTCGCCGGGCTGAAGGGCGACGCGGACGTCCCGCTGTCGGAGACCGTCGAGCGCCACTACAACCCGATCGTGCACACCCTCGCCACCATGGCGAAGCCGGTGGTGGCCGCGGTCAACGGTGTCGCGGCGGGCGCCGGCGCCAGCCTCGCGTTCGCGGCCGACTTCCGGGTCCTGGTGGACAGCGCCGGCTTCAACACCTCGTTCGCCGGCGTGGCGCTGTCGTGCGACACCGGCTCGAGCTGGACGCTGCCGCGCCTGGTCGGTCAGGCGAAGGCGATGGAGCTGCTCTACTTCCCCCGCACCGTCTCTGCCCGGGAGGCCCTCGAGCTCGGGCTCGCCACGCAGGTCGTCCCCGAGGACGGCTTCGCGGACGCGGTGGGGACGCTGGCCGCCCGCCTCGCTGCCGGTCCGACCGTGGCGTTCGGGTCGATCCGCCAGGCGGTGGCCCACTCGGCGTCGCACCCGCTCGACGCCTCGCTGGCCTTCGAGGCCGAGAAGATGGCGCTCACCGGCGGCACCGAGGACCACCTCGCCGCCGTCGACGCGTTCGTGGCCAAGCAGAAGCCGGAGTTCCACGGCCGCTGA
- a CDS encoding anti-sigma factor family protein, whose protein sequence is MVTHLGPRVSALLDGRLAPEEEERCWDHVHSCHACRDLVEQEGRVKTQLAQLSWGSSSCSRDLKSSLLGGCSSLTPAPFPTSSSRSRRGLVAIGGGAASACVVGVLALGVAGGPRVEPRPPVTDLSRPTGTATPVTTTDDRGVRTPASPSRTPLAERLVAIREKIAP, encoded by the coding sequence GTGGTGACGCACCTCGGACCCCGGGTCAGCGCCCTGCTCGACGGCCGCCTCGCGCCCGAGGAGGAGGAGCGCTGCTGGGACCACGTCCACTCCTGCCACGCCTGCCGTGACCTCGTCGAGCAGGAGGGCCGGGTCAAGACCCAGCTCGCCCAGCTCTCGTGGGGGTCGTCGTCGTGCTCCCGCGACCTGAAGTCGTCGCTGCTGGGCGGCTGCTCGAGCCTTACCCCGGCGCCGTTCCCGACCTCCTCCTCGCGCAGCCGTCGCGGCCTGGTCGCCATCGGCGGAGGCGCCGCCAGCGCCTGCGTGGTCGGCGTGCTGGCCCTGGGCGTCGCCGGTGGCCCGCGCGTCGAGCCGCGACCGCCGGTCACCGACCTGAGCCGTCCGACCGGCACGGCCACGCCGGTCACGACGACCGATGACCGTGGTGTGCGCACCCCGGCCTCACCCTCCCGGACGCCCCTGGCCGAGCGCTTGGTGGCGATCCGGGAGAAGATTGCCCCGTGA
- a CDS encoding SAF domain-containing protein, which produces MSRKPQQATRQVDVPPATRSRPPGWRDPRLWVGVALVTGSVVAGARIMAAADDLTPVWSASGDLVAGDTIGADDLVAARVRFDDAEDRERYLPVDAALPEGLTLTRPLAQGELVPAAALGAAQDDGRVEVSIAVPAEHVPTGLARGSRVDVWVIGEDRRARASAELVLSDVLVLDAPVVTDAFAAATSRQLVLALPAAEEEPLAQVLAASGDDRVRVVGRG; this is translated from the coding sequence GTGTCCCGGAAACCGCAGCAGGCTACCCGCCAGGTCGACGTGCCGCCGGCCACCCGCAGCCGTCCGCCCGGGTGGCGGGACCCGCGACTGTGGGTCGGCGTGGCGCTGGTGACCGGATCTGTCGTCGCCGGAGCGCGCATCATGGCCGCCGCCGACGACCTCACCCCGGTCTGGTCCGCATCGGGCGACCTGGTCGCGGGCGACACGATCGGCGCCGACGACCTGGTGGCCGCGCGGGTGCGCTTCGACGACGCCGAGGACCGCGAGCGCTACCTCCCGGTCGACGCCGCGCTCCCCGAGGGCCTCACGCTCACCCGGCCGCTCGCGCAGGGGGAGCTGGTGCCGGCCGCCGCGCTCGGCGCGGCGCAGGACGACGGACGCGTCGAGGTCTCCATCGCCGTGCCGGCCGAGCACGTCCCGACCGGGCTGGCGCGCGGCTCGCGGGTCGACGTCTGGGTCATCGGGGAGGACCGCCGCGCCCGCGCCTCGGCGGAGCTGGTGCTCTCCGACGTGCTGGTGCTCGACGCCCCCGTGGTGACCGACGCGTTCGCGGCCGCGACCTCGCGCCAGCTGGTGCTCGCCCTGCCCGCCGCGGAGGAGGAGCCGCTCGCGCAGGTGCTGGCGGCCAGCGGCGACGACCGCGTCCGCGTGGTCGGCAGGGGCTGA